The Pseudarthrobacter sp. NS4 genome includes a window with the following:
- a CDS encoding acyl-CoA thioesterase — protein MESTDITFRTRKWVRPEDLNANGTLFGGSLLKWIDEEAAIYAILQLGNGRAVTKYISEINFVSSAVQGDLIEMGLTATKFGRTSLTMRAEVRNMITRRSILTIEEIVFVNLNSEGKPEPHGYKEITYDRDRIPTHHLTETPHG, from the coding sequence ATGGAATCCACCGATATAACCTTCCGCACGCGAAAGTGGGTGCGCCCAGAAGACCTAAACGCCAACGGCACCTTGTTCGGTGGCAGTCTCCTCAAATGGATTGACGAGGAAGCAGCAATCTATGCCATCCTCCAACTGGGCAATGGCAGGGCGGTGACAAAGTACATTTCGGAAATCAACTTCGTCAGCTCAGCCGTTCAGGGCGACCTCATCGAAATGGGTCTGACGGCAACTAAATTTGGCCGAACTTCACTCACCATGCGAGCAGAAGTCCGAAACATGATCACTCGGCGAAGCATCCTCACCATTGAGGAGATCGTATTCGTAAACCTGAACAGCGAGGGAAAGCCCGAGCCGCACGGCTACAAAGAAATCACCTACGACAGAGACAGGATTCCCACGCACCACCTAACGGAAACGCCCCACGGCTAG